Proteins from a genomic interval of Papaver somniferum cultivar HN1 chromosome 4, ASM357369v1, whole genome shotgun sequence:
- the LOC113275989 gene encoding homeobox-leucine zipper protein ATHB-13-like translates to MDFFPANFMLQQQQQQQQNNEEDHHQHHSINPMLNSCNPQDFHGVASLLGKRSMSFSGVELMREEMNGDEELSDDGSQAGERKRRLNMEQVRTLEKNFELGNKLEPERKLQLARALNLQPRQIAIWFQNRRARWKTKQLEKDYDVLKRQFEAVKADNESLQAQNKKLHAEILALKSREQPTELINLNKETEGSSSNRSDNSSDLNLDISRTSAIDSPNPTSRPFFPTSVRPTTMVQLLQSSSVKSEYQCPSRIVEHHQTVQDEGFSNMFCSIDDQPAFWPWAAPEHQQFH, encoded by the exons ATGGATTTCTTCCCTGCCAATTTCATgttacagcagcaacaacaacagcaacagaataatgaagaagatcatcaccaacatcactctatCAATCCAATGCTCAACTCTTGCAATCCTCAAGACTTCCATG GTGTTGCATCACTACTAGGGAAGAGATCAATGTCATTCTCTGGAGTAGAGCTAATGCGTGAAGAAATGAATGGAGACGAGGAGTTATCGGATGATGGATCACAAGccggagaaagaaaaagaagattaaaTATGGAACAAGTAAGAACACTAGAGAAGAATTTTGAGTTGGGTAATAAACTTGAACCTGAAAGGAAGTTGCAGTTAGCTAGAGCTTTAAATCTTCAACCAAGACAAATAGCTATATGGTTTCAAAACAGAAGAGCAAGGTGGAAAACAAAGCAATTAGAAAAAGATTATGATGTTTTAAAAAGACAGTTCGAAGCTGTTAAAGCTGATAATGAATCACTTCAAGCTCAAAACAAGAAACTTCATGCTGAG ATACTGGCTCTGAAATCAAGAGAGCAACCAACAGAATTAATCAATCTCAATAAAGAAACTGAAGGATCGTCTAGTAATAGAAGTGATAATAGTTCTGATCTCAACTTAGACATCTCAAGAACATCAGCCATTGATAGTCCAAATCCAACTAGTAGACCTTTCTTCCCAACATCAGTAAGGCCTACTACCATGGTTCAACTACTCCAAAGCTCATCAGTTAAATCAGAATACCAATGTCCAAGCAGGATTGTCGAGCATCACCAGACGGTTCAAGACGAAGGGTTTTCCAATATGTTTTGTAGTATCGATGATCAACCCGCCTTTTGGCCGTGGGCAGCACCGGAACATCAACAATTTCACTGA